caacgtatagagaaaagaagaaagaaatgagcaACGAAGAATGAAATCCTAAGttcctatttatagcaagcaagcaagcacctcaacaaTTTCTTCTGATCGATGTGGGATTtcaattgacatgcctacctacctgcttgacatgcctacctacctgcttgacatgcctacctacctgcttgactcACTTGGGtatcttaattagggtttccttattggataattattatactaaatattaattttagtgagagttgttacataaaCCCATCCATGGTTGTGGAACTTGTTAGAGTTTGATTCTTACAAGTTTAGAGGTACAAACAacctctaaactttctgtttttattACGGTTTAAGACAACCCACAAGTGTTGAAGTCACATAAGTCTACCATAGCTCATATAGCAAGACTTATGTTTGATGTAAGTGTGAACTTGGATGCTTTGGCTATCCTATCTTGTTCCACACCTCACTtgatattttatttaattaactcAAGTAGCTTTCTAGTAACATAATCTCGTCTAGCCTCCAACACTTAAGTTAAATCTTTCCATGTTGTGGTGGTTCACCCGGGTTAGGTTTTACTTGGCTACTTGATAATGTATTAGTTAGTTATTTATTTCTTGTCATTCATGACCCTTCGAATCATTCTTGTGATTatttgtgtagtggtgaatcatacaatgaggttaatctccatgcttgacttacatgacAATCTATGAAACTCATGATGGACTTACCTTAGGACTATTATtagaactatatatatatatatatatatatatatatatatatatatgtgtgtgtgtgtgtgtgtgtgtgtgtgtataaatatataaatttgaaCATTGCTGAGTTTATGATGATAACTGGGATATGGTTATTCGTCATAAACTTAGGCTACTTTATCTACGAATCTAAGTCTCTTGTtattgattctaatgggcaaactaggacccatgaaatcacatacaATTTCATATATAAAACGAGTACTTAGACTAGATAATACTTTCATGCATATATACTTTTCGTACTTTAAATTCCAATCCGAATCTTCAATTTAATTTTGTTACTTACATACCTTCGTTTACCCCATgtagggtgacctcggtgttccatcctccaACTCTCAACTCATCACGGGATTCAAAGGAAAagctttgcaaaaccgtgagtacactcgaacaccctttttacgttttacacatTTTGGGTGTAATATGTTTAACCTATTAAAATCACAATCACACTTATACTTTTTGCAAACACAAACAATCCATCATACATGCTTAAATACGTGAAAACTTGATTTGTATAGTTGGATGATTCTTTTGTGTAATTTATTTGTCactaacttcgtacgagcctccccttaacatgtatagcgctagaGGAGTAGCGCACCGCCCATagtcttgtggtcatgttaagttTATTTTATGCGGTAATCAAAGGGTTGACTTGTTAAATTGCATGCCATTATACAATTATCTAGTTTTAAACTATTTTTGCCATATGGATTCGTTTAAACCatttttcatacttatgctatattaaacttgtgtactcgccaatgcTTTGTATGTTGAACTAtacttttaaacatgttacaggttgatgatgatgatcatgatgaaaTCTAGTAGGGACGAATTTAGAAACACATATCGAAATACTAGATTTAGTTCTTGTTATGTTATTGAACTTGTTCTATTTTATCTTTTCCATGTCGTACTTTGATTTCCTTTGATGTAATTTGACAATTATTATCTATGAATGAAGTCCGTTctgaattaaatattgtcacaatagtttatgaagtctcgagcaatctcgttcgtctcactctgatgttttcaccatcggttagggtgtgacaattttattctatcatctcttcatgtttcgttgattcactcattcgtgtctttacggtctatataaagcacgttaactgcCTTGAAGGGGTTAGAAGGGTGGGTTGGGTAAAATTTTTGCCTCGTTCAGTTTATAGATCCTAcgaggacttgattcaagcttattaggacttcttttgaggcagatagcatcaaatcgggggaagtaagaacggcttgaatcccctataaataaactactattaaaactttaaactggCCTTGCAGCactgtatccctgctgattcagaccaatatggccgagggtagcgttgcctccaaaaaaGGGACataccacattttgcattaataacttactttaggggtgtgcatgggtcggtttgggttggttttgaccaaaaaccataaccataactgTGATGTCGGTTATtagataaccataaccataaccgatcggttatggtggttatggttattcggttttgatggttatagcgggtcggttatgggtggttaaccgtgtatttaacTTAGCTAAaaatagtttaattttttttaacatggaataaattgttattgcatatttgtatatattagtatattacatagtattaaaaaatacatatgatacattccataaattcaaataaacattcaaccaaaaccacaaaatgatatgaaaaaccgACAAGTACTAAAAATCTTCGGTCAAAAgcatcaaataataaaaatacggtgaaaagtcctaaatcctgcaaagatttattacatgtcggttcggttatggtgggtatggaaaaaatgataaccataaccgacccgctactttcggttttcaaaagaaccattaaccgacccaccggttttttatttggttcagtttttcggttcggttttgtcggttaattcggttatggttcggttaattcggttttttgcacacccctaacttacttaattatctttcaatattacggccttgcgggactgtaacACTGCTGACTCAGATCAATATGGCTGAGGGTTGCGTTGCAttcaaaagagggacatgccactataactaaaataatatcttaaaaaaaacccaaagtgcggaaatcatcaaaggatacataaaagatgaGTCGGAACCAGGTGATTCTttcttgtttatttgtttcttttattacaTTAGTTTCTTTCTTTATTATTACTTGTTTAAAAAACTTTTTCTCAAAATTTGGGTCGATTGGACGCTGACGATAAACCGGTATTAGaaactcttgtgtccttggacgatctcggtatcttaccatcactatactacgtcaacaattggtgcacttgccctagcgtgttgtagagaatgatagtattatatcgtgttttataaatttaaaacttgataaaGAGTGAAAAGTacttaaaatataataaaaatcataCGCACGCTCGCATCATGTCATTCGTAATTTTTCTCATTAGAAATTTATTGGTCGCAGGGGCGGAGGCATCATATAAccagccgtagcacgggctacggctcaaacTCGTGTTCGcagtgttaatttttttttttttttgattttataTAAAGTATACCCCTAAAAAATACGAGGATACCCCTAACCAAAAAATAGGATACTTTTTATAGTAAAATCTAATtctttttataaagtttaaaagtTAATTTTTGAAGTATGAAGATTCTGTAAACCGAAAAATCGGATATTATCACGATGGCAAATTTGCAATGTCTGGGTAATTGATGATATCATGATAGACCTCCTAGCCCATCATTAGCCCAAACCCAAATCATTAGCCCGTGCTACAAGCCCAGTTTTCATTGTGATGGTGTGGGCGGCAATTGAAAAAAATCATGAGAAACCAAACGTCGTTGCTCAACACTACGGAACAAAACCCAATGCTTGACTGTTTGAGCGTCTTTCCCTGCGAGCTCAAGTTTGAACATGTCAAAAACATTATCCCGATTCGTCCCTGAAGCCTTGAACTCGAACCTGCGTTTCGTTGTAAGTTTTCGGTTTCTTGGCCCTTGATTCCTTGAATATTGATAATTTGATACTTTATTTCAGTTTTTAGTTTTTCAGTTATTGTTTGTAACTTGTAAGTTTTAGTGAAATTGTGATTTGTGAATATGTTAGGATTTAAGATTTGCAACTTTAATTCTTTAAATGTTTGTTGttaatgtaatattgtttatgtTCTAAAACTTATACTCTTATCTTTTCGTTGTTAAACTAGGGATTTGATTAGTTGAATTCTTTAATTTGTGGTGAAGATGAAACCACAAACtaaacaacaatcactaattggggacttttcaaaagaaaatttgaGGAAATTGATGAAAATCGGGTTGCTAATGATACAATCCCGAATGATACAAGTCTGAATGTTGCTAATGATAATATTCAAGCAAATGATGACATTGATGCAAGTCCGAATGCTGTTAATGATAATATTCAAGCAAATGATGACATTGACGCAAGTCCGAATGTTGTTATGCAAGAAAATGTTGATATTGTTCCAAGTAGTCCTACAACTTCAACTCTTCAGATCCCTATGATAGGCCACCTATTGCTAGTTATCACCCTAATCAAATAGATTTTAAAGGGGCTTTTGAACCGTGTAGTCATGAATTTCCTTTCAAAGACTATTATGGAAAAAAAGACGATTTGTTGTTACTTGGTTTAATGATCATAAGTGGTTAGAGTATAGTACTAAAGTAGATAAAGCcttttgtttatatttattttacttGTTTAAAGAAGTGtcggtaatcaaggaggaagagATACATGGTCATCTAATTCTAaaggcttttgtgattggagtaAAAAGGGTTCCTTAATAAAACATGTTGGGAAAGTTGATAGTCATCATTTAAAGGCGGCGCAAAAGTTACTTccttttgtgaaaaaaaaaaacaacattacGATGGTGGATATGACGGAAAGTTATGGTAATCCAAGAAACCGAAAGAATTTCATTACAAATAAATATCATTTTGAAGCTGACATTTTTAATGAGGTTTTGGATATGCAACTTCTAGAATAAGGAAATCGATTTAGTGAGGCAACAACTAGTTTATGTCGTGTTTAAATCCTTGTAACTGGTTTTCTAAGTTTGACCCATCGAAGATATTGGCGTTTGCTGAGATGTATCCGGATGATTTTACTACACAAGAACTAGGGACTCTTTTGGGTGATATTGAGTCATTTCGTTACACTATAAATGATGATGATAGATTTGCTAACTTAAATGGAATAAGTGATCTTGCTCGTCTTATGGTGGAAACCGAAACACATAGTTCTTGTCCTTTGGTTTATCGGGTAGTGAAGCTAGCTTTGGTTTTACCAGTtacaaccgcaaccgttgaaataTGTTTTTCTAAATTGAAGCTTGTTAAGACATATTTACGCAATGGAATGGACCCGGAATATTTGAACAATGTTAGGGTTTGTGCGGTCGAACAAGAAACTTTTGATAAAGTAAAAGATGACGACGTGAtagaacgatttcaagctatgagaAAAAAAAGAGGGCAAATCTAttagttattatttatttttttattattgtacTTATTATCTTGTATGAATACAccgtaaaaaatatttttttgggATATCCCTGGTTTTACGGTCTAACTTCGCCACTAATTGGTCGTATGATTAACCGGACTCAACTTATACGATAGGATTAAAGAAATTTACCATTCTAAAAAAATGGAAAATTCGACTTGAATCCACCTGGTTAAGCCTACCATTTGATACATGTTGCCGTGCTTTGCATTCGAAGCAAGTGTAGGTGTAAGGAAGCAATCACTTGTCGCCTGCCACCAAACCAACAAATACAAGAATCAAATTAATAAAATCACCCTCAACTATTTATCATTAGCAGTTTAGGTCCAAACTTTCAGTATGTTGAATATGATGTTCCAAGTACAACTATTTTACAAGGTTAAGGTCCAGATaataaattctaaaaaatatACATTTCAATACTTTTATATCATTCATATCATGGAAAACTACGGGTTGACAACATCTCATCCTTCTTGTCTTTGGCAAACAATGGAACAAGGTTGACTCAAGGTCTTAAACAAATTCCAAAATTAGGGCACAAGTAACGCTTTCTAATATGTTAACAAGGCAATGAATTGCATAACAATGTTCAAATAATTGGAAAAATGATGTACCGGTTTAGTATACATACGATTTTCTTTAAGGATTTGTCGTTTTGTCTTTGTTCTCATTCTTTTCGAAAAATTTGGATCGAGAAGGTGGACAACTCAAATCTAGCTTGTAATATGCAATATACGTCGTTTTACTCTAGCTCCTAGCTCAACTATATTCAATACCGCCACTTAAAAAACCAAAGAAATTAGTGACTAATACAAGGGACTGATTATACCGTTCTTCAATACTATAGGGGGTGAAACAAACGCATGTATTTAGATAAAATGTCACCACTCACCATTGAAACTTGTTGCAAAAAAGCAACAGCTAACAGACCAACTGTCTTCATCTCCAAGACTCACCACCCAATTTTCTATCTTGTTCATCAAGTAAACCACTGATTAACATCAACATTTGACTCATAAATTACAGAAAGACAAACAAGCAAGATTGTGCATACAAAGATCCAAAACAACCCCTGACCGTTTCACATGTGAAACACCTTCTAGTTTCAAACTTTGTGATCAACTAAATTTCAAACATGTTTGGAAGAGATCCATGGGGTGGATCATTGGAGATGAACCATGCGGATTCAGAAACAGCGCATGATGAGCACAACCAGAACGTGAACGATTTTGATAAGGCCGCAGTGTCGCGGCCTTTAGACGAGACCCAACAGAGCTGGTTGTTGGGTCCCacggaaaagaaaaagaagaagtaCGTTGATTTGGGTTGTGTTATTGTCAGCCGTAAGATCTTTGTTTGGACGGTTGGATTGGTGGTAGGAGTAGGGTTTCTTGCTGGATTCATTGCATTGATTGTTAATACTGTTCCTAGGCATCACAAACACCCCCCTCCTCCTGATAAttacactattgcccttcaaaaAGCTCTCATGTTCTTCAATGCCCAAAAATGTAAGTTTTGTTAATTATTTTGTTGTTTTCCCACTTtacaatttttctttttgttttaaaaacGCCCTCCGCCGTGCATGAGTTTCACGTATGTGACGGTGTTGCAAGGACAACCAAATAAGCTTTATGTACGTATCGGTTTCTCTTTACATATCATCCTTTTTATCaaatgaaaatttcataattTCTTTTCACATTTTTACACACAAGTCTACCCCAAACCCTAGCTTGACCAATTTTGACCCAGATGAGCATGATGCACCGACTCAAGACCATGAGGCGTTTTCAAGTTTATCTTCCATATATGCAATTCtcgaaattaaaaaaaaatatatgatttaTGCAAAAAGTTTATAATTCTCAAACGAAAATAACATATTTCTAAACAAACCTGAATAGGGTACACATCTGATTTGAATTCCGAATTTTGTTTTGAATTGAATTCGAATTAGTAATATTTACAACATTTAGACCCAAATAGTTGAATACATACATATTTTTTTCTTTATAATAAATTCatctattattttttatttcatatatatatatttatatatatatatatatatatatatatatatatatcatttattatttatttttatatgtttttttttaatcataaCTCGGGTTATAATCGACCCGAATTTGAATTTTCAAATTCGAATAACCCGGAAACCTACCAGATGAACACCCCTAGTAACATATTTTCATTAGACTGATGTTAAAAGATGGAATCGATCTTTATATAGCCTAAATAAGTTTGTAGCTTGCATGATCTTATTGTTTGCGTTGGATACATGCAGCTGGAAAACTGCCAAAGCATAACAATGTTTCATGGAGGGGTAACTCATGCTTAAATGATGGGAAGGCTGATAAATCAGGCGCGGTCATTAAAGATCTGGTGGGCGGGTATTATGACGCTGGCGACACAATCAAGTTCCATTTCCCGAAAGCTTTTGCCATGACCATGTTAAGCTGGAGTGTTATCGAATACAGCGCGAAATATGAAGCTGCTGGCGAGCTTGATCATGTCAAAGAGATTATCAAATGGGGAACCGATTACTTCCTTAAAACCTTCAATTCGTCCGCTGATTCCATCAACCAGATCGTTTCTCAGGTCACTTGTTGTTCCTTTATCTTGTTGAATAACAACTAACACATAATTCAAACTTAACCAAAAAAAGCTTCACTTGTCATTACCAGTttcaaaacaactgcttttatgTAATAAAAAAATCTCAGTTCTAATGTTTGGATGAAAAGATTATGATTTTGATGATCTAAACAATTTATGTTGTAGGTTGGGAAAGGTGATACATCAGGAGGGGCAACTGATCCTAATGATCATAGTTGTTGGATGAGACCCGAAGACATAGACTACCCTCGCCCCGTTACCGAATGCTCTAGCTGCTCTGACCTTGCAGCTGAGATGGCAGCTGCATTAGCTTCTGCATCGATCGTTTTCAAAGACAACAAGCCCTACTCAAAGAAACTTGTTCGTGGCGCTGCAACCCTCTGGCAGTTTGCTAGAGATCAACGCGGGATTTACAGTTCTGGTGGAGCTGATGCTGGAATGTTTTATAACTCAAGTATGTATTGGGATGAGTTTGTATGGGGTGGAACTTGGATGTATTATGCGACTGGAAATCAATCGTATCTTTACCTTTCTAGCCACCCTAAACTCGCTA
The Helianthus annuus cultivar XRQ/B chromosome 6, HanXRQr2.0-SUNRISE, whole genome shotgun sequence genome window above contains:
- the LOC110944995 gene encoding zinc finger MYM-type protein 1-like, which gives rise to MSCLNPCNWFSKFDPSKILAFAEMYPDDFTTQELGTLLGDIESFRYTINDDDRFANLNGISDLARLMVETETHSSCPLVYRVVKLALVLPVTTATVEICFSKLKLVKTYLRNGMDPEYLNNVRVCAVEQETFDKVKDDDVIERFQAMRKKRGQIY
- the LOC110865838 gene encoding endoglucanase 25 — protein: MFGRDPWGGSLEMNHADSETAHDEHNQNVNDFDKAAVSRPLDETQQSWLLGPTEKKKKKYVDLGCVIVSRKIFVWTVGLVVGVGFLAGFIALIVNTVPRHHKHPPPPDNYTIALQKALMFFNAQKSGKLPKHNNVSWRGNSCLNDGKADKSGAVIKDLVGGYYDAGDTIKFHFPKAFAMTMLSWSVIEYSAKYEAAGELDHVKEIIKWGTDYFLKTFNSSADSINQIVSQVGKGDTSGGATDPNDHSCWMRPEDIDYPRPVTECSSCSDLAAEMAAALASASIVFKDNKPYSKKLVRGAATLWQFARDQRGIYSSGGADAGMFYNSSMYWDEFVWGGTWMYYATGNQSYLYLSSHPKLAKHAGAFWGGPDYGVLSWDNKLTGAQVLLTRLRLFLSPGYPYEETLHTYHNQTSIIMCSYLPYFKSFNRTKGGLIQLNHGRPQPLQYVVNAAFLATLYSDYLDAADTPGWYCGPNFYSSNELRKFARTQIDYILGKNPKKMSYIVGFGNHYPKQVHHRGASIPKNRIKYSCTGGTKWRDAKSPNPNTIVGAMVAGPDRHDGFHDVRTNYNYTEPTLAGNAGLVAALVALSGDRTTKIDQKTIFSAVPPMYPNPPPPPAPWKP